A DNA window from Megalobrama amblycephala isolate DHTTF-2021 linkage group LG11, ASM1881202v1, whole genome shotgun sequence contains the following coding sequences:
- the sgcb gene encoding beta-sarcoglycan encodes MASEQEISNAPVKKSMREKAIERRSANKEHNSNFKAGYVPIEEERLHKTGLRGRKGIIAIGIVILLFLLALINLIITLVIWTVIRIGPGGCESMEFHESGLLRFKQKADMGVVHPLHKSTVGGRKDQDLVITGNNNPVVFQQGNTKLSVEEDKTSIVSDLGISFTDPRTQTTFFSTDFDSHEFHLPKEVKVLNVKKASTERITSNASSDLTIKGDGKAIIRGNEGVYIMGKTVEFSMGGDIELKAENSIILNGSVMFSPSRIPNSSLGGDLYFNEGLERYKLCMCADGTLFRVQVKYSNMGCQTSDNPCGAAH; translated from the exons ATGGCGTCGGAGCAG GAAATCTCAAATGCGCCAGTGAAGAAGTCTATGAGGGAGAAGGCTATCGAGCGCAGATCAGCTAATAAAGAGCACAACAGTAATTTTAAGGCCGGATATGTTCCAATTGAAGAGGAGCGACTCCACAAGACAGGACTGAGGGGTCGCAAGGGCATCATTGCCATTGGCATAGTCATCCTACTCTTTCTGCTTGCACTCATTAATCTCATT ATAACTCTAGTGATATGGACAGTGATACGGATAGGTCCGGGAGGTTGTGAAAGTATGGAGTTTCACGAGAGCGGCCTGCTGCGCTTCAAACAGAAGGCCGATATGGGTGTGGTTCACCCGCTGCACAAGAGCACAGTGGGCGGCAGGAAGGACCAGGACCTTGTCATTACTGGCAACAATAACCCA GTGGTGTTCCAGCAGGGCAACACCAAGCTGAGCGTAGAGGAGGATAAAACGTCTATCGTCAGTGACTTGGGCATCTCCTTCACTGACCCCCGCACTCAGACGACTTTCTTTAGCACTGATTTTGACAGCCATGAGTTCCACCTGCCCAAAGAGGTCAAGGTTCTCAACGTGAAAAAAGCTTCTACTGAAAGA ATCACCAGCAATGCATCATCTGACCTCACTATCAAAGGAGATGGTAAGGCCATTATTCGTGGCAACGAGGGAGTTTACATTATGGGCAAAACTGTGGAGTTCAGCATGGGTGGGGACATTGAGCTGAAAGCG GAAAACAGCATTATTCTAAATGGCTCAGTGATGTTCAGTCCTTCGCGTATACCAAACTCCTCTCTAGGGGGAGACTTGTACTTCAATGAGGGGTTAGAGAGGTATAAACTTTGCATGTGTGCAGACGGGACTCTGTTCAGAGTGCAGGTCAAATACTCCAACATGGGCTGCCAAACATCTGACAATCCCTGTGGAGCAGCACACTAA